One genomic region from Halodesulfovibrio sp. MK-HDV encodes:
- a CDS encoding UPF0280 family protein, whose translation MSTKAYSNPLRHYRQQYTRHDDEQAFQVLVEETDLHVTACKNLSLEIAAYVTELRGMLKSYITFHPEFLESFSPVVVPEHAALIIRRMAEAANIANVGPMAAVAGTISQMVCEKFAYQSPELIVENGGDVYMLSSKPRIAGLLPDPNSDATVGIKLDDTDFPVGICASSATIGHSISLGSGELVAVRSKNGSLADACATSFCNMLKLPGDVERVTEEAMRLQHHGIEGVFAQCGDKVSVWGKMELAVV comes from the coding sequence ATGAGTACAAAAGCATACAGCAATCCCTTGCGACATTATCGGCAGCAGTATACTCGGCACGATGATGAACAGGCATTTCAAGTTTTAGTCGAAGAGACAGACTTGCATGTAACTGCATGTAAGAATCTGTCTTTAGAGATTGCCGCGTATGTGACAGAACTACGCGGCATGTTGAAGTCCTACATCACATTTCACCCCGAGTTTTTGGAAAGCTTTTCCCCTGTAGTTGTGCCGGAGCACGCGGCACTCATCATTAGACGCATGGCAGAAGCTGCCAACATTGCTAATGTTGGACCTATGGCGGCAGTAGCTGGCACTATCTCACAGATGGTGTGCGAAAAATTTGCATATCAGAGCCCCGAACTTATTGTCGAGAACGGCGGCGACGTATACATGCTTTCTTCCAAACCAAGAATTGCAGGTCTATTACCGGACCCTAACAGTGATGCCACCGTTGGTATTAAGCTGGATGATACGGACTTCCCTGTGGGAATCTGTGCCTCCTCCGCTACCATCGGGCATTCCATCAGCCTAGGCTCCGGCGAACTTGTTGCAGTTCGATCCAAAAACGGCAGCCTTGCGGATGCATGTGCAACCTCATTTTGTAATATGCTGAAACTTCCCGGCGATGTGGAACGCGTTACAGAAGAGGCCATGCGCTTACAGCACCACGGTATTGAAGGCGTTTTTGCTCAGTGCGGTGACAAAGTCAGCGTATGGGGCAAAATGGAATTAGCCGTTGTTTAA
- the argF gene encoding ornithine carbamoyltransferase, whose protein sequence is MTKHFTRIRDLGCQAAYDLIARAKEMKDTDHRSELLAGKTAIMLFEKASTRTRVSFETAVYQLGGKTIFMTPAESQLGRSEPLKDTARVLSRYNDCMIVRTFGQENIEQLVHYGDIPVVNALTDQGHPCQIMSDLLTIHERTPNFDAVRVAWIGDGNNMANSWIEAAMYFPFELFMAFPEGYEPDKELLAFALQAGAKIFCTHEPKLALDGAHYVNTDVWASMGQEEEQKRREKAFAGYMIDEKMMALAHPDAMFMHCLPAHRGEEVSEEVIEGPASIVWDQAENRLHMQKAILEWVFKAD, encoded by the coding sequence ATGACCAAGCACTTTACACGTATCAGAGATTTGGGTTGCCAAGCTGCATATGACCTTATTGCCCGCGCTAAAGAGATGAAGGACACTGATCACCGAAGTGAACTTCTAGCTGGTAAAACAGCGATTATGCTTTTTGAGAAGGCATCCACCCGTACACGCGTTTCTTTTGAAACTGCTGTGTACCAACTTGGCGGCAAAACCATTTTTATGACTCCGGCTGAAAGCCAGTTGGGTCGAAGTGAACCGCTAAAAGATACTGCTCGAGTGCTCTCCCGATACAATGACTGTATGATTGTTCGAACCTTCGGTCAGGAAAACATTGAACAGCTGGTACACTATGGTGATATTCCGGTTGTAAACGCGCTTACTGACCAAGGGCACCCATGTCAGATTATGAGTGACCTCTTAACTATCCACGAGCGCACTCCTAACTTTGACGCAGTACGTGTTGCATGGATTGGCGATGGCAACAACATGGCCAACTCATGGATTGAAGCTGCAATGTACTTTCCGTTTGAGCTGTTTATGGCGTTTCCGGAAGGCTACGAGCCGGATAAAGAACTGCTTGCATTTGCGTTGCAGGCTGGAGCTAAAATCTTCTGTACCCACGAGCCTAAATTGGCTCTCGACGGTGCACACTACGTAAACACAGACGTATGGGCATCAATGGGACAGGAAGAAGAGCAAAAGCGCCGTGAAAAAGCATTTGCAGGATACATGATTGATGAGAAGATGATGGCTCTTGCTCATCCGGACGCAATGTTTATGCATTGCCTGCCAGCACACCGCGGCGAGGAAGTGAGTGAAGAAGTTATCGAAGGTCCGGCTTCGATTGTATGGGATCAGGCAGAAAACCGCCTGCACATGCAAAAAGCAATTCTCGAATGGGTATTCAAAGCAGATTAA
- a CDS encoding argininosuccinate synthase: MSNDIKKVVLAYSGGLDTSVILKWIALTYNCEVVTLTADLGQEEDLDGVDEKALATGATRAYVEDLREEYARDFIFPMMRANAIYESRYLLGTAIARPLITKRLIEIAHEEGAQAVAHGATGKGNDQVRFELSAMALDPSIKVIAPWREWNFRSRTDLTNFAEQHDIPLPVAASRKLYSMDRNMLHCSFEGGELENPWLEPGPGSYLMAVPVEQAPDEAEYIELEFISGDPVALNGEKLSPAEMVKALNTVGGKHGVGRLDMVENRFVGMKSRGVYETPGGTILHVAHRDLEGICLDRDTMHLRDSLIPKYADCIYNGFWFAPEREAMQKLIDETQKNVSGTVRIKLYKGNVIPVGRKSPYSLYREDLATFEEDDVYDQADAAGFIKLQGLRLLGYKK, translated from the coding sequence ATGTCTAATGATATTAAAAAGGTTGTGCTCGCATACTCCGGCGGGCTCGATACTTCTGTAATCCTCAAATGGATTGCCCTTACTTACAATTGTGAAGTTGTTACTCTTACTGCTGACTTAGGTCAGGAAGAAGACCTCGACGGCGTAGATGAAAAAGCATTGGCTACCGGTGCTACCCGCGCATACGTTGAAGACCTTCGTGAAGAGTACGCACGCGATTTTATCTTCCCGATGATGCGCGCTAACGCAATTTACGAAAGCCGCTACCTGCTCGGTACTGCCATTGCGCGTCCGCTTATCACTAAACGCCTTATCGAAATTGCACACGAGGAAGGCGCTCAGGCAGTAGCCCACGGCGCAACCGGTAAAGGCAACGATCAGGTTCGTTTCGAACTTTCTGCAATGGCTCTTGATCCATCCATCAAAGTAATTGCTCCTTGGCGTGAATGGAACTTCCGTTCCCGTACTGACCTCACCAACTTTGCTGAGCAGCACGACATTCCGCTTCCAGTTGCAGCTTCCCGTAAGCTGTACTCCATGGACAGAAATATGCTTCATTGCTCCTTTGAAGGTGGCGAGCTGGAAAACCCTTGGCTTGAGCCGGGTCCAGGTTCCTACCTCATGGCTGTTCCAGTAGAACAGGCTCCGGACGAAGCAGAGTACATTGAACTCGAATTTATCAGCGGTGACCCTGTTGCTCTTAACGGTGAAAAATTAAGCCCTGCCGAAATGGTTAAAGCGCTTAACACTGTTGGCGGCAAACACGGCGTTGGTCGTCTCGATATGGTTGAGAACCGCTTTGTTGGCATGAAGTCACGTGGCGTTTACGAAACCCCGGGCGGCACAATTCTGCACGTTGCTCATCGCGATCTCGAAGGCATCTGCCTCGACCGTGACACCATGCACCTGCGTGATTCTTTGATTCCTAAGTATGCAGATTGCATCTACAACGGATTCTGGTTCGCTCCAGAGCGTGAAGCAATGCAGAAACTTATTGATGAAACCCAGAAAAACGTTTCCGGTACTGTTCGTATCAAACTGTACAAAGGTAACGTTATTCCTGTTGGTCGTAAGTCTCCTTACTCTCTCTACCGCGAAGATCTCGCAACTTTTGAAGAGGACGACGTTTACGATCAGGCAGACGCAGCTGGCTTTATTAAGCTTCAGGGCTTACGTTTGCTCGGCTACAAAAAGTAG
- the argH gene encoding argininosuccinate lyase, whose product MAEKKMWGGRFRQKTAALVEEYTESVSYDKNLYKQDIAGSKAHARMLARQQVICQADADSIVSGLDAILKEIEDGQFQWKTEYEDVHMNIENRLSELIGDAGKRLHTGRSRNDQVALDFRLYVSDSIREWQDLIKGVVAELVKQAEEHVDTLLPGCTHMQPAQPVSLAHHLLAYAWMLQRDFERLVDCDKRARVCPLGAAALAGTTYPLDPASVAEELGMYGTFKNSMDAVSDRDFVLESLFDGSLVMTHLSRLNEELVYWANPNFGYIYLPDAYATGSSIMPQKKNPDVSEIMRGKVGRTFGSLINLLATVKGLPMTYNRDMQEDKEPFIDTDKTVSTSLAIMAGMLSELRFNTKRMEEVLKQGFLNATELADYLVGKGVPFREAHHITGAAVALAEDKNKGLEDLSIEEFNTVSDLIADDVYEVLSYKNAVARRRTQGGTGPDAVRAQIAELNDWLS is encoded by the coding sequence ATGGCAGAAAAAAAGATGTGGGGCGGACGTTTTCGTCAGAAAACCGCTGCGCTCGTAGAAGAATATACAGAATCTGTTTCCTACGATAAAAACCTCTACAAGCAGGATATCGCAGGGTCTAAAGCCCATGCGCGTATGCTCGCTCGTCAGCAGGTTATTTGTCAGGCAGATGCAGATTCCATCGTATCCGGCCTTGATGCTATTCTTAAGGAAATTGAAGACGGTCAGTTCCAGTGGAAAACTGAGTACGAAGATGTTCACATGAACATCGAAAACCGTCTTTCTGAGCTTATCGGTGATGCTGGCAAACGCCTGCATACCGGACGTTCCAGAAACGATCAGGTGGCGCTTGATTTCCGCCTGTACGTGTCTGACTCTATCCGCGAATGGCAGGACCTTATTAAAGGCGTAGTTGCAGAGCTTGTTAAGCAGGCAGAAGAGCACGTGGATACCTTGCTTCCAGGTTGCACTCATATGCAGCCAGCACAGCCTGTATCCCTTGCACATCATCTTCTTGCCTACGCATGGATGCTTCAGCGCGATTTTGAGCGTCTGGTAGACTGCGACAAACGCGCTCGTGTGTGTCCGCTTGGTGCAGCAGCACTTGCAGGCACCACATATCCGCTTGATCCTGCATCAGTTGCAGAAGAACTCGGCATGTACGGAACTTTCAAAAACTCTATGGATGCGGTGTCCGACAGAGATTTTGTTCTGGAATCCTTGTTCGACGGTTCACTCGTTATGACGCATCTTTCGCGCCTCAACGAAGAACTCGTATACTGGGCAAACCCTAACTTCGGGTACATCTACCTGCCAGATGCTTACGCCACCGGCTCAAGCATCATGCCGCAGAAGAAAAACCCCGACGTTTCGGAGATCATGCGCGGTAAAGTAGGTCGTACTTTCGGTTCTCTCATCAACCTGCTTGCTACAGTTAAAGGTCTTCCAATGACCTACAACCGTGATATGCAGGAAGATAAAGAGCCGTTTATTGATACTGATAAAACAGTTTCAACATCCCTCGCCATCATGGCAGGTATGCTTTCCGAATTGCGTTTTAATACAAAACGCATGGAAGAAGTGCTCAAACAGGGCTTCCTTAACGCAACAGAACTCGCTGACTACCTCGTAGGCAAAGGCGTTCCGTTCCGTGAAGCTCACCACATCACCGGCGCTGCGGTGGCGCTTGCAGAAGACAAAAACAAAGGACTCGAAGATCTCAGCATCGAAGAGTTCAACACTGTTTCTGATCTGATTGCAGACGATGTGTACGAAGTACTCTCCTACAAAAATGCTGTCGCTCGTCGCAGAACTCAGGGCGGTACTGGCCCCGATGCTGTAAGAGCACAGATTGCAGAATTGAACGACTGGCTTAGCTAA
- a CDS encoding RNA-binding protein: MVKSIFVGNLAWSAEDDDLRDFFEECGTVIRVRIMKDQETGRSRGFAFVDMDADEADAAIETLNGKNLMGRPATLSEAKAREPRR, from the coding sequence ATGGTAAAAAGTATTTTTGTTGGCAACCTTGCATGGTCTGCTGAAGACGATGACTTGCGTGACTTCTTTGAAGAATGTGGCACCGTAATCCGTGTACGCATTATGAAAGATCAGGAAACTGGTCGTTCCCGCGGGTTTGCCTTTGTAGACATGGATGCTGATGAAGCAGACGCTGCAATTGAAACCCTTAATGGAAAAAACTTGATGGGTCGCCCAGCAACTCTTTCCGAAGCTAAAGCACGCGAGCCACGTCGCTAG
- a CDS encoding branched-chain amino acid aminotransferase, translated as MDFKLDLLPEEKRNHECLLELETLSFGQMRSDHMFLCDYEDGEWKDPRVVPYQDFSIAPGAMVLHYGQAIFEGAKAFQRNDEIFTWRFDKNAERLNESARILCMPEIPVDLQVEALNRLLDVERDWCPNIEESSLYIRPFMFATQDSLGVHPSANYTYCIMLSPSGPYYAGGFSNTVTLLVTEKFHRATPGGTGAAKACGNYAASLRAQEFAKSKNCAQVLYLDTTNTYLEEVGAMNHFHIKKDGTIIIPEFTDTILKSITSQSVLDLFPNARQERIKIADFLEQIENGDIIEAGGFGTAAVITPVGKYVTDAGKEYVVGNGEIGEHTRAIYDKYVSMQRGDTEAPEGWLVQVPRY; from the coding sequence ATGGATTTTAAACTTGATTTGCTCCCTGAAGAAAAACGGAATCACGAATGTTTGTTAGAGCTTGAAACACTCTCATTCGGCCAGATGCGCAGTGACCACATGTTCCTTTGCGATTACGAAGATGGCGAATGGAAAGACCCGCGTGTTGTTCCTTATCAGGACTTCTCTATTGCCCCTGGCGCTATGGTACTCCATTACGGTCAGGCTATTTTTGAAGGTGCAAAAGCATTTCAGCGCAATGATGAGATTTTCACATGGCGCTTTGATAAAAACGCAGAACGCCTTAACGAATCTGCACGAATTCTCTGCATGCCTGAAATTCCAGTAGATCTTCAGGTTGAAGCACTCAATCGCCTGCTCGACGTTGAACGTGACTGGTGTCCAAACATTGAAGAATCTTCTCTGTACATTCGCCCGTTCATGTTCGCTACACAGGACTCCCTTGGTGTGCATCCAAGTGCTAACTACACTTACTGTATCATGCTCTCACCAAGTGGCCCTTACTACGCTGGCGGCTTCAGCAATACAGTTACCCTGCTCGTAACAGAAAAATTCCACCGCGCTACACCAGGCGGCACCGGTGCTGCTAAAGCATGTGGCAACTACGCCGCGTCTCTGCGTGCACAGGAATTTGCAAAATCAAAAAATTGTGCTCAGGTACTCTACCTTGATACAACCAATACCTATCTTGAAGAAGTTGGTGCAATGAACCACTTCCATATCAAGAAAGACGGTACTATCATCATTCCAGAATTTACCGACACAATCCTTAAATCCATCACTTCTCAGTCAGTGCTGGATCTCTTCCCGAATGCTCGTCAGGAACGCATCAAAATTGCTGACTTCCTCGAGCAGATTGAAAACGGTGACATCATCGAAGCTGGCGGTTTCGGTACCGCAGCAGTAATTACCCCAGTTGGTAAATACGTAACCGATGCTGGCAAAGAATATGTTGTAGGTAACGGCGAAATCGGTGAACACACCCGCGCTATCTACGATAAATACGTAAGCATGCAGCGCGGCGATACTGAAGCTCCAGAAGGCTGGCTCGTTCAGGTTCCTCGCTACTAA
- the ybgF gene encoding tol-pal system protein YbgF codes for MASTKWRMENLEQRFLDFRENAAVREAGLSTRIANLEKQLGLPVPSQKELIGSSAQLTSDVHVFTSPRSVNTAKQSMADDLSGSALSSGTRKAVKRGSSSKYVDAKNSAVEKSLKTNPRPATLAKANARVPFVPLKKDSVKPSSQRLAASTKSIAKPLHTPSGKRSASPSVKPAAMTSVQPVKKAAPTPVVKTPTTPKATLASSAPRVVPQTSKRSVRPPVMKTGSTSMYKHALQLLGKGSYIEGRERLEEFLTEFPHDPLMPNAVYWVGESFYSQKDYLIAVDLFREVLRRFPDSSKAQAAMLKIGYSYERLDEFSEARRYLLKVVEKYPKTNEARLARKMLSGI; via the coding sequence GTGGCAAGTACTAAGTGGCGTATGGAAAATTTGGAGCAGCGTTTTCTGGATTTTAGAGAAAATGCTGCGGTGCGCGAAGCTGGTCTTTCGACGCGCATTGCCAATTTAGAGAAGCAACTGGGTCTTCCTGTCCCGTCGCAAAAAGAGTTGATCGGTTCGTCTGCTCAGCTAACATCAGATGTGCATGTTTTTACATCACCTCGTAGCGTTAATACTGCGAAACAGAGTATGGCAGACGATCTTAGTGGTTCTGCATTGTCTAGCGGCACACGAAAGGCCGTTAAGAGAGGCTCTAGTTCAAAGTACGTTGATGCAAAAAATTCAGCTGTAGAAAAATCTCTTAAAACGAATCCACGTCCCGCTACTCTGGCGAAAGCAAATGCACGGGTGCCTTTTGTGCCGTTGAAGAAGGACTCTGTAAAGCCTTCTTCGCAGCGCTTGGCTGCTAGTACCAAGAGTATCGCAAAGCCTTTGCATACACCTTCCGGTAAGCGTTCCGCGTCACCATCTGTAAAGCCAGCAGCTATGACTTCGGTTCAACCTGTCAAAAAGGCTGCACCAACGCCTGTTGTAAAAACACCTACAACACCAAAAGCTACATTGGCTAGTTCTGCGCCGCGTGTTGTTCCTCAGACTTCCAAAAGAAGTGTTCGTCCGCCTGTAATGAAGACCGGTTCCACTTCCATGTACAAACATGCCTTGCAGCTTCTTGGGAAAGGAAGCTACATAGAAGGGCGTGAGCGTCTTGAAGAGTTCTTAACTGAATTTCCGCATGATCCATTAATGCCTAATGCTGTGTATTGGGTGGGTGAGTCGTTCTATTCGCAAAAAGATTATCTCATTGCTGTGGACTTGTTCCGCGAAGTGCTCCGTCGTTTTCCAGATAGCAGCAAAGCACAGGCGGCAATGTTGAAAATTGGTTATTCCTATGAGCGGCTGGATGAATTTTCTGAAGCGCGTCGATACCTTCTTAAAGTGGTTGAGAAATATCCAAAAACGAACGAAGCGCGTCTTGCCCGCAAAATGCTTTCCGGTATTTAA
- the dprA gene encoding DNA-processing protein DprA translates to MNATPVSCLATLSEDRREDFWASLALRYTAGIGFRTAKRLLAEYGSANAAMKDIKGWSARASISAKVVQAVLSNQWREQARKEWENAAQVACEVLLWSDPTYPDLLREIPDPPLFLYYKGDVSLLTNPSIGVVGSRRCSKDGIRTTEMLSRTLSASGVTTVSGLARGIDSVAHAHALAGWGSTIAVLGTGISHVYPPENRDLFFDVADRGIIVTEFPPNMPPEGRNFPLRNRIISGLSLGVLVIEAVPKSGSLITARHALEQGREVFAVPGRMQARSSSGCHDLIRQGATAVFSCDDILVSIAPLLGISLDNFTRTGNISTSVSSAQPSVVAPMPDLPESEAADVVCVGVEPHQLDESHDTEEATKPEQPTKVEGLSKPEKIAKSEETFKPEEIIKLEETATPEETVKVEVVKLEESAQPAESIFAEPDSVEPDHNERAVERELSIEEQLQAIPEVIEIPLSVPVASDEPAITDVASDGSNASNENAHSVLNSEDDVVLPKAKLWVHSDILPLEEKVIDPDAPLDDRIILLLTGEESVHIDVLSRMLSVPASQISTALLMLEVAGIVRQVPGMKYAKV, encoded by the coding sequence ATGAATGCAACTCCTGTAAGCTGCCTTGCGACTTTGTCGGAAGATAGACGAGAAGATTTTTGGGCGTCATTGGCGCTACGGTACACTGCTGGCATCGGATTTAGAACCGCCAAGCGGCTTCTGGCTGAGTATGGTTCTGCCAATGCCGCCATGAAAGATATTAAAGGCTGGTCTGCGCGGGCTTCCATTTCCGCAAAGGTTGTGCAGGCTGTGCTTAGTAACCAGTGGCGGGAGCAGGCACGAAAAGAGTGGGAGAATGCCGCGCAGGTTGCTTGCGAGGTGCTGCTGTGGTCTGACCCGACGTATCCTGACCTGTTGCGCGAAATCCCCGACCCACCACTATTTCTGTACTATAAGGGCGATGTTTCGTTGCTGACGAATCCGTCTATCGGGGTTGTTGGCTCCAGACGCTGTTCTAAAGACGGAATACGCACCACGGAGATGCTGAGCCGGACATTGTCTGCCTCCGGTGTGACAACTGTTTCCGGTCTTGCACGCGGTATTGATTCCGTTGCTCATGCCCATGCTCTTGCAGGATGGGGAAGCACGATTGCTGTACTTGGTACTGGCATCTCGCATGTGTACCCGCCGGAAAACAGAGACTTATTTTTTGATGTTGCAGATCGCGGCATTATCGTTACGGAATTTCCTCCCAATATGCCTCCGGAAGGGCGCAATTTTCCTCTACGAAATCGTATCATCAGTGGCCTGTCTCTTGGTGTGCTCGTTATCGAAGCAGTACCTAAAAGTGGCAGCCTTATTACTGCACGCCATGCTCTGGAGCAAGGGCGCGAAGTTTTTGCTGTGCCGGGGCGTATGCAGGCGCGTTCTTCATCAGGATGTCATGATCTTATCCGTCAGGGTGCAACCGCTGTGTTCTCTTGCGACGATATTCTTGTATCTATCGCCCCGTTGCTCGGAATTTCGCTTGATAACTTCACCAGAACAGGGAATATCTCAACCTCAGTTTCTTCTGCGCAACCTTCTGTTGTAGCTCCGATGCCGGATCTCCCAGAATCGGAGGCTGCTGATGTTGTATGTGTAGGAGTCGAACCTCATCAACTTGATGAATCCCATGACACTGAAGAAGCTACTAAGCCTGAACAACCTACTAAAGTTGAAGGACTTTCTAAGCCTGAAAAAATTGCTAAATCTGAAGAAACTTTTAAGCCTGAAGAAATTATTAAGCTTGAAGAAACGGCCACACCCGAAGAAACTGTCAAAGTAGAAGTTGTCAAACTAGAAGAATCTGCTCAGCCAGCCGAATCTATTTTTGCTGAACCAGATTCCGTCGAGCCTGACCACAACGAACGAGCAGTTGAGCGTGAGCTAAGCATAGAAGAGCAGCTTCAAGCGATCCCAGAAGTTATTGAGATTCCTTTGTCAGTGCCTGTTGCAAGTGATGAACCTGCAATAACGGACGTGGCTTCAGACGGATCGAATGCTAGCAACGAGAATGCTCATTCTGTTTTGAATTCCGAAGATGATGTAGTGCTTCCTAAGGCTAAGCTTTGGGTGCATTCCGACATTCTACCGTTAGAAGAAAAAGTTATTGATCCAGATGCGCCGCTCGATGATCGAATAATTTTACTACTCACAGGCGAAGAGTCTGTGCATATAGATGTGCTCAGCAGAATGCTCAGCGTTCCTGCATCGCAGATCAGCACCGCATTACTGATGCTCGAAGTGGCAGGGATAGTGCGGCAGGTTCCGGGAATGAAGTACGCAAAAGTTTAG
- a CDS encoding tyrosine recombinase XerC: protein MFADDTFDGELPDLPDMAEMYIGHLSIEKGYSGATIEAYARDLFQFETYLHRTQHTLDTPEKIGREHIRGFLAELHRVQIGKTSMGRKLSALRGFFRYMAKRKLIENIPTEGVRNPKAPQKHPIALNVDQTFEVLNKKKQVAAESTRKRAYGEEQLLRDLALAELLYGSGLRISEALRLDLYDINVNSGIVRVTGKGEKDRVVPLSDTAKDAMNAWISVRSNLDGTGQEPALFLGARGGRLNRRQAARLIEDLCKRVGLPQAVSPHSLRHSFATHLLEAGADMRSVQELLGHARLTTTQRYTHLTIAKLVEVYDKAHPGGKE from the coding sequence ATGTTTGCGGACGATACGTTTGATGGTGAATTACCCGACCTGCCTGATATGGCGGAAATGTACATAGGGCACTTGAGTATTGAAAAAGGATATTCAGGTGCGACTATCGAAGCGTACGCACGGGATTTGTTCCAGTTTGAAACGTACCTGCATCGAACACAACACACGCTTGATACGCCAGAAAAAATTGGACGCGAGCATATCCGTGGTTTTTTAGCAGAGCTGCATCGTGTGCAAATTGGCAAAACTTCCATGGGACGCAAACTTTCTGCGCTACGTGGATTTTTTAGATATATGGCAAAGCGTAAGCTTATCGAAAATATTCCAACAGAGGGCGTTCGCAATCCCAAAGCACCGCAAAAACATCCGATAGCTCTCAATGTTGATCAAACTTTTGAAGTGCTGAATAAAAAGAAGCAAGTAGCAGCAGAATCCACCCGTAAGCGCGCCTATGGCGAAGAGCAATTGTTACGCGATCTCGCATTAGCTGAACTTCTTTATGGTTCGGGATTACGTATTTCCGAAGCGCTGCGACTCGATCTTTACGATATCAACGTGAATTCAGGCATAGTGCGAGTGACAGGCAAAGGCGAAAAAGATCGCGTTGTGCCTCTTTCAGACACTGCAAAAGATGCCATGAACGCATGGATTTCTGTCCGGAGTAACCTCGACGGAACTGGGCAGGAGCCTGCGTTGTTTCTCGGTGCTCGCGGCGGCAGACTCAACCGTCGTCAGGCAGCACGGCTTATAGAAGACCTCTGCAAGCGTGTAGGTCTACCGCAAGCCGTTTCGCCGCACAGTTTACGCCATTCTTTCGCAACGCATCTACTCGAAGCAGGAGCCGACATGCGCAGTGTTCAAGAGTTACTCGGACACGCACGGCTCACCACAACGCAGCGCTACACGCATCTTACCATCGCCAAGCTCGTTGAAGTTTACGACAAAGCACATCCTGGTGGGAAAGAGTAA
- a CDS encoding TIGR03936 family radical SAM-associated protein gives MELQSIFERIFRRVELPLTFSQGFHPLPLISFGRALPIGVTSKKEWVNIFIREPFTPEEVFKKLIPALPTGMYPVAVEKLTLSKKQAQPYAETFSVEYVGDEARKDDFIQAFKDMLEEESIMWTRPTKKGDRTMDVRPVFAKVIFNEDNITITLDWTTNYVSPVNIVKAITPGFDILDFKMTKLDQHMP, from the coding sequence TTGGAACTACAATCCATCTTTGAGCGTATCTTCCGGCGCGTAGAGCTTCCGCTCACCTTCTCTCAGGGCTTCCACCCGCTGCCGCTCATTTCTTTCGGCCGCGCGCTGCCAATCGGCGTAACAAGCAAAAAAGAATGGGTGAACATCTTCATTCGTGAGCCATTCACACCAGAAGAAGTATTCAAAAAGCTCATCCCTGCGTTACCTACCGGCATGTACCCAGTTGCCGTAGAAAAGCTCACCTTGTCCAAAAAACAAGCGCAGCCATATGCAGAGACATTCAGTGTTGAATACGTAGGCGACGAAGCACGCAAAGACGATTTTATTCAGGCATTCAAAGATATGCTCGAAGAAGAATCCATCATGTGGACGCGCCCTACTAAAAAAGGTGACCGCACCATGGATGTACGTCCTGTGTTCGCAAAAGTTATCTTCAACGAAGACAACATCACCATCACCCTCGACTGGACAACCAACTACGTGTCGCCAGTCAACATCGTTAAAGCCATCACACCAGGTTTCGACATCCTTGATTTCAAAATGACCAAGCTCGATCAGCACATGCCTTAA